A single genomic interval of Methanobacterium sp. Maddingley MBC34 harbors:
- a CDS encoding putative protein, gamma-carboxymuconolactone decarboxylase subunit like protein (PFAM: Carboxymuconolactone decarboxylase family), with translation MSEDRYQKGMENLKKMNPDSYRNLEKLLNDVAPDMARYIAEFPYGDIYSRPGLDLKTRELITVASITTLGNAQSELKSHIHGALNVGCTPREIIEVIIQMAVYAGFPAAINGLTAAKEIFQERNEDFEK, from the coding sequence ATGAGCGAAGATAGATACCAGAAAGGCATGGAAAATTTGAAAAAAATGAATCCGGATTCTTACAGGAACCTGGAAAAGCTTTTAAATGATGTGGCTCCAGATATGGCACGTTACATTGCTGAATTCCCCTATGGGGACATCTATTCCCGGCCAGGTTTGGATCTCAAGACACGGGAACTGATTACTGTTGCCTCCATCACCACCCTTGGAAATGCCCAGTCAGAGCTTAAAAGTCACATCCACGGTGCTTTAAATGTAGGCTGCACTCCCCGTGAGATAATCGAAGTCATAATCCAGATGGCTGTTTATGCTGGTTTTCCGGCCGCAATTAATGGTTTAACAGCAGCTAAAGAGATTTTCCAGGAACGGAATGAAGATTTTGAAAAATAA
- a CDS encoding 2,5-diamino-6-hydroxy-4-(5-phosphoribosylamino)pyrimidine 1'-reductase (PFAM: RibD C-terminal domain~TIGRFAM: riboflavin-specific deaminase C-terminal domain; 2,5-diamino-6-hydroxy-4-(5-phosphoribosylamino)pyrimidine 1'-reductase, archaeal) has product MGGLIIKPKVTLNAAMTLDGKIATRTGSSEISGPDDLLRVHRLRREMDAIMVGINTVLADDPRLTVHKISANPKDNPVRIVVDSKARTPPEYRILNLEAPTIIAVSNEAPLEKIMALEAKGKAEVVICGDKQVDLNCLMDQLGNKGIKTLMLEGGSTLNYSMLKEGLVSEVKVCIAPMIAGGAMSKTLVDGDGVDYMKDAFRLKFKKSYNLGEDLIVEYDVL; this is encoded by the coding sequence ATGGGAGGGCTTATCATAAAACCTAAAGTGACACTCAATGCAGCCATGACCCTGGATGGAAAGATCGCCACCAGAACGGGTAGTTCTGAAATTTCAGGCCCTGACGATCTTTTAAGGGTCCACAGGCTCCGGAGGGAGATGGATGCCATAATGGTGGGGATAAACACCGTCCTGGCAGACGATCCAAGGCTCACAGTACACAAAATCTCTGCAAACCCCAAAGATAACCCTGTGAGAATTGTGGTAGATAGTAAAGCCCGCACACCTCCAGAATACAGGATCCTCAACTTGGAAGCCCCCACCATCATCGCAGTTTCCAATGAAGCTCCCCTGGAGAAAATAATGGCTCTTGAAGCGAAGGGTAAAGCTGAAGTGGTTATTTGTGGGGATAAACAGGTTGATTTAAACTGTTTGATGGACCAACTTGGAAATAAAGGGATTAAAACATTAATGCTGGAGGGAGGTTCCACTTTGAATTATTCCATGCTCAAGGAAGGCCTGGTAAGTGAAGTAAAAGTGTGCATAGCCCCTATGATAGCTGGAGGGGCCATGTCTAAAACTCTGGTAGATGGAGATGGAGTGGATTATATGAAAGATGCCTTTCGTTTAAAGTTTAAAAAGAGTTATAATCTTGGAGAAGACCTCATTGTTGAGTATGATGTTTTATAA
- a CDS encoding PHP family phosphohydrolase, histidinol phosphatase (PFAM: PHP domain), whose translation MGKRIDLHTHSIFSDGELLPSEIARRACVLGHQAVAITDHVDATNLDCVGRVINAVLDIRANWDIEIVPGAEITHAPSEIIPKLAKKAKEMGAEVIVVHGETLVEPVIEGTNWSAVNCPDVDVLAHPGLITHEEARVAKENDIALEISARRGHSLGNGHVVQVALEVGANLVVDTDTHAPGDLVNCEMAKKIALGAGLPEKEIKKVLRDNPLNILQKKGIL comes from the coding sequence ATGGGAAAACGAATCGACTTACATACCCATAGTATATTCAGTGATGGTGAACTCCTACCATCTGAAATAGCACGTCGAGCATGTGTTTTAGGTCATCAGGCAGTGGCAATCACCGACCATGTGGATGCAACCAATTTGGACTGTGTTGGTCGGGTGATTAACGCAGTTTTAGACATCAGGGCTAATTGGGACATTGAAATAGTCCCTGGAGCAGAAATAACCCATGCACCCTCTGAAATAATCCCCAAACTGGCCAAGAAGGCCAAAGAAATGGGAGCTGAGGTAATTGTGGTGCACGGTGAGACACTGGTGGAACCAGTGATTGAAGGAACCAATTGGAGTGCGGTTAACTGCCCTGATGTTGATGTGTTAGCACATCCTGGCCTTATAACCCATGAAGAAGCACGTGTAGCTAAAGAAAATGATATAGCCCTGGAGATAAGTGCCAGGAGAGGTCATAGTCTGGGTAATGGACATGTGGTTCAGGTGGCCCTGGAAGTAGGTGCCAATCTGGTGGTGGACACTGACACCCATGCACCAGGAGACCTGGTAAACTGTGAAATGGCCAAAAAAATAGCATTAGGAGCAGGTCTGCCTGAAAAAGAAATTAAAAAGGTTTTAAGGGATAACCCTCTGAACATACTCCAGAAAAAGGGTATACTGTAA
- a CDS encoding putative kinase, sugar kinase superfamily (PFAM: GHMP kinases N terminal domain): protein MQSLVFAPSHITGFFEIIDHPNPLIKGSRGAGVVLDQGVLTTVDVCEGNGEIIIKTNGKTNDQNSPLESSVTYKSLNLLKNQFSEDIKWNELEISIDHQINVPIESGFGASAGFALGTSIGLSKLLKLPLTFNQAAAIAHNAEVDLKTGLGDVMGSVVGGFPIRIEPGAPGYGKADKLLDGQNDSNNDEEGLFVISKSLGTIETASILTDPDMARKLSSIARELLHKLLLKPQVTHFMDLSLEFAQKTGLIDPEVMEIVDVLKDETLGASMAMLGKTAFAISDTPDSSVEGSMVARVDHCGCRIV from the coding sequence TTGCAATCGTTAGTCTTCGCCCCCTCTCACATAACCGGTTTTTTCGAGATTATCGACCACCCTAACCCTCTAATTAAGGGATCCCGTGGAGCAGGAGTTGTTCTGGACCAGGGAGTCCTAACTACGGTGGATGTATGTGAAGGAAATGGTGAGATCATTATTAAAACCAATGGAAAAACCAATGACCAAAACTCTCCACTGGAGAGTTCAGTAACTTATAAAAGCCTGAATTTACTTAAAAATCAGTTTTCCGAAGATATAAAATGGAATGAATTAGAAATAAGCATAGATCATCAGATCAACGTGCCTATTGAATCTGGATTTGGAGCATCTGCGGGATTTGCACTGGGCACATCCATAGGACTTTCAAAACTCCTTAAACTACCTTTAACATTTAACCAGGCTGCTGCAATTGCCCATAATGCAGAAGTAGACCTTAAAACAGGGCTGGGTGATGTTATGGGCTCGGTGGTTGGTGGGTTCCCAATTAGAATTGAACCCGGTGCCCCTGGATATGGAAAGGCAGATAAACTTCTTGATGGTCAGAATGACAGTAATAATGATGAGGAAGGACTATTTGTAATATCAAAAAGTTTAGGAACCATTGAAACCGCATCTATACTGACTGATCCAGATATGGCGCGTAAATTGAGCAGTATAGCCCGAGAACTGCTTCACAAATTACTCCTTAAACCCCAGGTTACACATTTCATGGATCTATCCCTTGAATTTGCCCAAAAAACAGGCCTCATTGACCCGGAAGTAATGGAGATTGTGGATGTCCTGAAAGATGAAACCCTGGGTGCATCCATGGCCATGCTTGGAAAAACAGCATTTGCTATATCTGATACTCCTGATTCCAGTGTGGAGGGATCAATGGTTGCCAGGGTTGACCACTGTGGTTGTAGGATCGTTTAA
- a CDS encoding putative transcriptional regulator — protein sequence MKVFKKKGELTKFQILAEIAKGQPHLRQKDIADQLGITVQAVSENLKTLVDEGWVETGSGQARYKITKRGIEKVKTGANDLRKYADQVIDTMNTYKSVWPAIARENLKEGEAVWLKMEEGTLYAGKEKTPAHAEVLHDAKKGEDVALVSLGGTIELEPGFIVIIKLPTINQGGTRACDLNRIQELLKKYDGRTQRVGIMGTVSRSMVDKLDIKPDFEFATPQAAVAAANRGVNVMVFAVGKMTRTLTNRMDEEGINYIIEDVLT from the coding sequence ATGAAAGTTTTCAAGAAAAAGGGAGAACTCACCAAGTTTCAGATCCTGGCTGAGATTGCTAAAGGCCAGCCCCATCTACGTCAAAAGGACATTGCTGACCAGTTGGGTATCACAGTCCAGGCAGTTTCAGAGAATTTGAAGACTCTGGTGGATGAAGGATGGGTTGAAACTGGCAGTGGTCAGGCACGTTACAAAATCACCAAGCGTGGAATTGAAAAAGTCAAAACAGGTGCTAATGATCTCCGTAAATATGCAGATCAGGTAATTGACACCATGAATACTTATAAATCTGTGTGGCCAGCCATTGCTCGTGAAAACTTGAAGGAAGGGGAAGCAGTGTGGCTCAAAATGGAAGAAGGAACATTATATGCCGGTAAAGAAAAGACTCCAGCCCATGCTGAAGTACTTCATGATGCTAAAAAGGGTGAAGATGTAGCCCTGGTGAGTTTAGGTGGGACAATCGAACTTGAACCTGGATTTATAGTTATTATCAAACTCCCTACCATCAATCAGGGTGGTACCCGTGCCTGTGATCTTAACCGTATCCAGGAACTTCTGAAGAAATATGATGGTCGCACCCAGCGAGTGGGCATCATGGGAACTGTCTCCAGATCCATGGTGGATAAACTGGATATCAAACCAGATTTTGAATTCGCCACACCCCAGGCAGCTGTTGCCGCTGCTAACAGGGGCGTGAACGTGATGGTATTTGCAGTGGGTAAGATGACCAGAACTTTAACCAATAGAATGGATGAAGAAGGGATCAACTACATCATTGAAGATGTTCTGACCTGA